The region CGCGCGCCGACCGAACTAGGCTCACCTCCCATGTCCAACCGCCGGATCGGCGTCATGGGTGGCACCTTCGACCCGGTGCACCACGGCCACCTCGTCGCGGCCAGCGAGGTCCAGGCCAGGTTCGAGCTCGACGAAGTGATCTTCGTGCCGACCGGCCAGCCCTGGCAGAAGATCGACCACGAGGTCAGCCCCGCCGAGGACCGCTACCTGATGACGGTCGTCGCCACCGCGTCCAACCCGAGGTTCTCGGTCAGCCGGGTCGACATCGACCGGGCCGGACCCACCTACACGTTCGACACGCTCAACGACCTCAAGGCGATGCACCCGGACGCCGACCTGTTCTTCATCACCGGCGCGGACGCGCTGGAGCAGATCCTGTCCTGGCGGCGCGCCGACGACGTGTTCAGGCTGGCCCACTTCATCGGCGTCACGCGGCCCGGCTACGAATTGGACGACACCCACCTCCCGCCGGGCGCGGTGTCCCTCGTGGAAGTGCCCGCGATGGCCATCTCGTCCACCGCCGTGCGCGCCCGCACCGCCTCCGGCCTGCCGGTCTGGTACCTCGTCCCGGACGGTGTCGTTCAGTACATATCGAAGCGCAGGCTTTACTCGGTGCCGGACTGACGCCGGACGCCGGTACCCTCATTGACTCGTGCGGGCGCATCAGCGCCGGCCGAGGTGATGAGGAGAAACGTGGCAGCCACCGACGAGGCACGACGGTCGGCGCTGGTCGCCGCGAGCGCGGCGGCCGACAAGAAGGCGCACGACGTGATCGTGCTCGACGTGTCGGACCAACTGGTGATCACGGACGTGTTCGTGATCGCGTCCGCTCCCAACGAGCGGCAGGTCGGCGCGATCGTGGACAACATCGAGGAGAAGTTGCGCGAAGCGGGCCGCAAGCCGGTCCGCCGCGAGGGCGCGCGCGAAGGTCGCTGGGTCCTGCTGGACTTCGTGGACCTCGTGGTGCACGTCCAGCACGTGGACGAACGCAGCTTCTACGGCCTTGAGCGGCTGTGGAAGGACTGCCCGCGGATCGAGTTCGACGCCGGCCCGGTAGCCGACGAGGTCGCCGAGGCATGACCCTGAACCGGCTCGTGCTGTGGCGGCACGGTGAGACCGACTACAACGCGACCGGACGGATGCAGGGTCATCTGGACGTCGGACTGACCGAGACCGGCTGGAACCAGGCGCGCTTCGCCGTGCCGGTGCTGGCCGGGTTCGCACCCGAGCTGGTGGTGGCCTCCGACCTGCGGCGGGCGCGCGACACGGCGACCGTGTTCACCACCGCCACCGGTATCGGGCTGCGGGTCGACGAGCGGCTCCGGGAGACCAACCTCGGCAAGTGGCAGGGCCTGACCTCGGACGAGATCGAGGTCGAGTGGCCGGGGATGCTCGACGAGTGGCGCTCGGACGCGACGCTCGCGCCGCCGGACGGCGAGAACCGGACCGAGGTCGCCGAGCGCGCGCTCGCCGTGGTCGAAGAGGTCGATCGGGAGTTCACCGACACCGTGCTGCTGTGCGCGCACGGCGGTCTGATCAGCGCGTTGACCGGGCGGCTGCTGGACCTGCCGGTGGACCGGTGGTCGCTGCTCGGCGGTATCGGCAACTGCCACTGGACGGTGTTCACCCGGCGGCCCCGGGGTGACGGCCGGTGGCGGCTGTCGTCGTACAACGCCGGCACCACCCGGTGAGACTGCTCGTCCTCGGTGATTCGCTGACGTTCCACGGTCCGCAGGGGCCGGTGCCCGCCGACAACCCACGGTTGTGGCCCAATGTGGCGGCGACCGCGCTGGGCGGCCACGCGGAGCTGGTGGCGGGGTTCGGGTGGACCGCCCGGGACGCCTGGTGGGCGTTGACGGGCGATCCGCGCGTCTGGTCGTTGTTGCCGCGCACGGACGTGCTCGTGCTCGCCGTGGGGCACATGGACACGTTGCCGTCGCCCTTGCCGACCTTCTTGCGGCAGGGCCTTCGCTACCTGCGCCCGGACGGGCTGCGCCGCCGGGCGCGGGACGCGTACCGGACGCTCCAACCTGGGCTTTCCCGGCTGTTCGGGGGTCGGCCGGTGGCGTTGCCGCCGCATCTGACGGTGCGGTACCTGGATTCGTGCGTTCGTTCCGTGCAGGCGTTCGAGCCGGACGTGCAAGCGGTCGGGATGACGCCGTCCGTGCACGTGTCCCCGGCGTACGCCAGCGTGCACACGGGACGTGCGGCGGCGGAGCGCGCTGTGCGGGCGTGGTCGTCGCGCACCGGCGTGCCGTTGTTGGACGTGCCTCCGATCGTCGGGGAACACGTGCGGTCACGGCGTGGCAACCCGGACGGTATGCACTGGGGCTGGGAGGGTCACGCGCTGGTCGGCGCGGCGATGGCCGATCTCATCAGGTCCGTGGCGGTCAGCCATTCGGAGCCGGCCGAGCCGTAGTCTCGGCACTCGTGTCCACCACGATCGTCACCGACTCCACGGCGTACCTGCCCGAGGGGTTCGCCGAGCGGCACGGCATCCGGGTCGTCCCGCTGCACGTCGCGGTGGACGGCCGGAGCAGGTTGGACGGGGTCGACTTCGGCCCGGCGGAACTCGCCGCGGCCCTCGGGGACCACCGCCGGGTCACCACGTCCCGGCCCACTCCGGGCGAGTTGGCCGAGGTGTACCGCTCGGTGCTGGCCGACGGCGCGGACGGGATCGTGTCGGTGCACCTGTCCCGTGAGCTGTCCGGGACGTGGGAGGCGGCGCGGCTGGCCGCCGAGGAGGTCGATCCCGACCGGATCCGGGTGGTCGACTCGCGGGCGACCGGGATGGGCCTGGGCTTCGCGGCGCTGGCCGCGTGCTCGCCCCCGGACGGCGTGCTCGCCGAGCGGGCCGCGGCGGACGCGGCCGCGCGGATCCGGATGTTCTTCTGCGTGGAGACCTTGGACCACCTGCGGCGCGGCGGTCGGATCGGTGCGGCGGCGGCTCTGGTGGGCACGGCGCTGGCGGTCAAACCCCTGCTGCACGTGGACGACGGCCGGATCGTGCCGTTGGAGAAGGTGCGCACCACGAGCCGGGCGATCGGCCGGCTGGTCGACCTCGCCGCGACCGCGGCCGGGTCCGGCCCGGTGGGTCTGGCGGTGCACCACCTGGCCGCCCCGGAGCGGGCGGCCGAGTTGGCGACCCGCCTGGACGAGCGGGTCCCGGGGTCGACCGGTTGCCTGATCTCCGAGGTAGGAGCGGTGATCGGGGCGCACACCGGGCCCGGCGTCATGGGGGTCGTGGTCCTGCCCGGCGGCTACGAATAGCCGGTTGTCCACAGCCCCGGAACTCCGTCCACAGATTTGAGATCGACGCTGGGCACACTGCTCCGACCGGCCTAATGTCGATCACATGTTCGACGAGAAACCGGATACCACGGCAACCCGCCTCGACGCGCTGATCGCCCGGAACCAGGGCCGGCATCGCGTCGACGAGCCCCCGCTGGTCGTCTTCGCCTCATCGTCCGGCGGGGCGGACCCGCCCGGCCGGTGGCGCGCGCTCCTGCGCCGGTGGCGGCCGGGTCCCGCGTTACCCCGCCGCCCGATCGTCTTCGGCGGCGTGCTGGCCGGCGTGGCGCTGGCGGTCGCGCTCAGCCTCTGGTGGCAACGGCCCGAACCCGAGTCGCCGCCCGCCCTGCCGCTCGCCGCGGAGGTGAGCAGGCTCCCGGAGCAGGTGGTCGTCAACGTCGTGGGCGAGGTGCCCAGACCCGGCCTGGTGACGGTCACCAGCGGTGCCCGCGTCGCCGAGGCCGTCCACGCGGCCGGCGGCCCCAACCCGGGTGCCGACCTCAGCGGGCTCAACCTGGCCCGTCGTGTCTCCGACGGCGAGCAGATCGCCGTCGGCATCCCGCCCCAGAACCCAGAGGACCACCGGCAACCGATCAACCTCAACACCGCGACGAAGGAACAACTGGACGGGCTTCCCGGCGTGGGACCCGTGACGGCACAACGGATCGTGGACCGCCGCCTGAAACGCGGCCCGTTCACCTCCATCGACCAGCTCGGCGAGATCGAAGGGATAGGTGAAGCCAAACTGGCCAAGCTCGGCGACCTGGTCCGCCTCTGACCGACACCGAACCCGTTCCGCCCCAACCATTCCGCCTCAATTATTCCGTTCCGACCGTCCGCTCCCATCCATGCGATTCGTTCCGTTCCGACTCCGGTCGATCCCAACCCGGTCGACCCCGTTTGCACCATCGCACCCCGGCCACAGCTCGACCCGTCCGATGAACCGATCTGTCCACAACGGACACCAAGCAGGAGGTACCCGATGACACGACAAGGGCCGCGATCCCGTGGCGTCCGCCGAACGCACCACCACTCCAGGGGCGCCGACCACAGCCCTGAACGGCGCACCGGGCCGTGAGTTCCCGTGCCTACCTGGTACCCGCGGCGCTGGCGGTCTGGTCGACCGCACTCGCCGGCTTGCTCTGGGTGTGGTGGGCGGGCGTGGTCGTCGGTCTCGCTCTGGCAGCGGTGGGCGGTGTCGCCCTCCGCCGGTGGCGGCCCGCCGCGGTCGCGATCGCGGTGGTCGGGCCGGTGGCGGCGTGCTGGATCGGCGCGCAGGTGCACGAGTCGGCGCACCACCCGCTTCGTTCGGCGGCCGGGCACGGCGGCCTGACGGCGTTGCGCCTGGAGCTGGACGACCGGCCGCGTGGTCTGCGGACCGCCGGGTTCGGGTCGCGCCCCGAGGGCGTCGACCTGGTCCTCGTCCGGGCGGTGGTGGTGGACGACGGCGGCCGGGTGGTGGTGCTCGCTCCGGCCTCGGCCTGGCGGGAACTGCTTCCCGGACAACAGGTCCTGGCTCGCGGCACGCTCGCACCGGCCA is a window of Saccharothrix espanaensis DSM 44229 DNA encoding:
- the rsfS gene encoding ribosome silencing factor, which gives rise to MAATDEARRSALVAASAAADKKAHDVIVLDVSDQLVITDVFVIASAPNERQVGAIVDNIEEKLREAGRKPVRREGAREGRWVLLDFVDLVVHVQHVDERSFYGLERLWKDCPRIEFDAGPVADEVAEA
- a CDS encoding DegV family protein, which codes for MSTTIVTDSTAYLPEGFAERHGIRVVPLHVAVDGRSRLDGVDFGPAELAAALGDHRRVTTSRPTPGELAEVYRSVLADGADGIVSVHLSRELSGTWEAARLAAEEVDPDRIRVVDSRATGMGLGFAALAACSPPDGVLAERAAADAAARIRMFFCVETLDHLRRGGRIGAAAALVGTALAVKPLLHVDDGRIVPLEKVRTTSRAIGRLVDLAATAAGSGPVGLAVHHLAAPERAAELATRLDERVPGSTGCLISEVGAVIGAHTGPGVMGVVVLPGGYE
- a CDS encoding histidine phosphatase family protein, whose translation is MTLNRLVLWRHGETDYNATGRMQGHLDVGLTETGWNQARFAVPVLAGFAPELVVASDLRRARDTATVFTTATGIGLRVDERLRETNLGKWQGLTSDEIEVEWPGMLDEWRSDATLAPPDGENRTEVAERALAVVEEVDREFTDTVLLCAHGGLISALTGRLLDLPVDRWSLLGGIGNCHWTVFTRRPRGDGRWRLSSYNAGTTR
- a CDS encoding ComEA family DNA-binding protein; its protein translation is MFDEKPDTTATRLDALIARNQGRHRVDEPPLVVFASSSGGADPPGRWRALLRRWRPGPALPRRPIVFGGVLAGVALAVALSLWWQRPEPESPPALPLAAEVSRLPEQVVVNVVGEVPRPGLVTVTSGARVAEAVHAAGGPNPGADLSGLNLARRVSDGEQIAVGIPPQNPEDHRQPINLNTATKEQLDGLPGVGPVTAQRIVDRRLKRGPFTSIDQLGEIEGIGEAKLAKLGDLVRL
- the nadD gene encoding nicotinate-nucleotide adenylyltransferase; translated protein: MSNRRIGVMGGTFDPVHHGHLVAASEVQARFELDEVIFVPTGQPWQKIDHEVSPAEDRYLMTVVATASNPRFSVSRVDIDRAGPTYTFDTLNDLKAMHPDADLFFITGADALEQILSWRRADDVFRLAHFIGVTRPGYELDDTHLPPGAVSLVEVPAMAISSTAVRARTASGLPVWYLVPDGVVQYISKRRLYSVPD
- the octT gene encoding diglucosylglycerate octanoyltransferase, which gives rise to MAAVVVQRRHHPVRLLVLGDSLTFHGPQGPVPADNPRLWPNVAATALGGHAELVAGFGWTARDAWWALTGDPRVWSLLPRTDVLVLAVGHMDTLPSPLPTFLRQGLRYLRPDGLRRRARDAYRTLQPGLSRLFGGRPVALPPHLTVRYLDSCVRSVQAFEPDVQAVGMTPSVHVSPAYASVHTGRAAAERAVRAWSSRTGVPLLDVPPIVGEHVRSRRGNPDGMHWGWEGHALVGAAMADLIRSVAVSHSEPAEP